A genome region from Nitrospira sp. includes the following:
- a CDS encoding flagellar motor protein MotB, whose amino-acid sequence MAKKKHEEHENHERWLVSYADFITLLFAFFVVMYSVSSVNEGKYRTVSDSIKAALNPVNSTPSSRLPFTVGDAKPKMINPDMSSANEPVIRRMKEILRKIHPSLALEMPDIKIVETGNGTIMISLPESILFGSGEARVRSEALPFLKALAEILIEMDRHVRILGHTDNVPIRTAQFPSNWELSALRAVMVVRIFSELYEIPISHLSATGFADSKPIATNDTPEGRTKNRRVEIIVLEKNLTGDNLDSMLPGARTPAQPL is encoded by the coding sequence ATGGCAAAAAAGAAACACGAAGAACACGAAAACCACGAACGCTGGCTGGTGTCCTATGCGGACTTCATTACGCTGCTGTTCGCCTTTTTTGTCGTGATGTATTCCGTGTCATCGGTCAACGAAGGCAAATATCGAACGGTCAGCGACTCCATCAAAGCGGCGTTAAATCCGGTAAACAGCACGCCCTCCAGCCGATTACCCTTTACCGTTGGCGACGCGAAGCCAAAGATGATCAATCCCGATATGTCGAGTGCCAACGAACCGGTTATTCGGCGAATGAAAGAAATCTTGCGAAAAATCCATCCGAGCCTTGCCTTGGAAATGCCGGATATCAAGATTGTGGAAACCGGCAATGGCACCATCATGATTTCCCTGCCGGAATCCATTCTGTTCGGAAGCGGGGAGGCGCGGGTGCGATCGGAAGCCTTACCGTTTCTAAAAGCGTTGGCCGAAATCCTGATTGAAATGGACCGCCATGTGCGCATCTTGGGGCACACGGACAACGTGCCGATACGAACGGCGCAATTTCCATCGAATTGGGAACTCTCCGCCCTGCGTGCCGTCATGGTTGTAAGAATCTTCTCAGAGCTCTACGAAATCCCGATATCCCATCTCTCCGCGACCGGATTTGCGGACTCCAAGCCAATCGCCACCAATGATACGCCCGAAGGACGGACGAAGAACCGACGGGTCGAGATTATTGTCCTGGAAAAAAATCTGACTGGAGACAATCTCGATTCGATGCTCCCCGGAGCGAGGACTCCGGCCCAGCCGCTTTGA
- a CDS encoding methyl-accepting chemotaxis protein → MASAREALQITHEAMLKERAKRTMAWEQLGQSTLPLVQVLNAQMKSVIEQTEQAATDLGQRFGMIAARATEQANQSAHLFGDGEMSVDTVLKTADTMLEGFVGDVMKSSEMALQIATIMDEVERSTKAITGMISEIEFIADQTRLLALNAAIEAARAGEHGRGFAVVADEVAKLANRSGQAANSINSLVKNVEKNTALAMSTVESLASVDLSKTLGTKHRLDQMTRGLADRNNSLKDAVMTSKSHADELARDVGQIIMALQFQDITRQKLEHVIQPLTEVRAVMDALIQGQSHDQVVSKMDFLAKLDRSYTMEEERSVFHRAAIGYVPAPSQGRAPVEDTNVTLF, encoded by the coding sequence ATGGCCTCAGCCAGAGAAGCATTGCAGATCACACATGAGGCCATGCTGAAGGAACGTGCGAAGCGTACCATGGCGTGGGAGCAACTTGGGCAATCGACGCTGCCGCTTGTACAAGTACTGAACGCTCAGATGAAAAGTGTGATCGAGCAGACGGAGCAGGCCGCGACCGATTTGGGACAACGATTCGGCATGATTGCCGCCCGAGCGACCGAGCAAGCCAATCAATCCGCGCATCTGTTCGGCGACGGTGAAATGAGCGTGGACACGGTCCTCAAGACCGCCGATACGATGCTGGAAGGGTTTGTCGGTGACGTGATGAAGTCATCGGAAATGGCCCTTCAGATTGCAACCATTATGGACGAGGTCGAGCGGAGTACCAAAGCGATTACCGGGATGATCAGCGAAATTGAGTTTATTGCCGATCAGACACGCTTGCTGGCCCTCAACGCCGCGATCGAAGCCGCCCGGGCCGGAGAGCATGGCCGTGGGTTCGCCGTCGTGGCCGATGAGGTCGCCAAACTGGCGAATCGCTCAGGGCAAGCGGCCAACAGCATCAACAGTCTCGTGAAGAACGTAGAGAAAAACACGGCATTGGCCATGAGCACCGTGGAGAGTCTCGCGTCGGTGGATTTGAGCAAAACCCTGGGGACAAAACATCGGCTCGATCAGATGACCCGGGGCCTAGCCGATCGTAACAATTCGCTGAAGGATGCCGTGATGACGTCAAAATCCCATGCCGATGAACTGGCGCGAGATGTCGGCCAAATCATCATGGCCCTCCAATTTCAGGACATCACAAGGCAAAAACTAGAGCATGTGATTCAACCGCTCACTGAGGTTCGCGCGGTCATGGATGCCTTGATCCAGGGCCAGTCCCATGACCAGGTCGTCAGTAAAATGGATTTCCTTGCAAAGCTTGACCGCAGCTATACGATGGAAGAAGAACGCTCGGTATTTCACCGGGCTGCAATCGGGTACGTCCCTGCGCCATCCCAAGGGAGAGCCCCTGTAGAAGACACCAATGTCACGTTGTTTTAA
- a CDS encoding STAS domain-containing protein gives MTLKPAGDLTIFEVGTLHGEIKQAGATHPQIELDLSEVDKLDASAIQLLIAIRRSERMVLTGMTDALRARMAELGA, from the coding sequence ATGACCCTCAAGCCTGCTGGTGACTTAACAATTTTTGAAGTTGGCACTCTGCACGGGGAGATTAAGCAGGCAGGAGCGACGCATCCACAAATCGAGCTGGATCTGTCCGAGGTCGACAAACTGGATGCGTCAGCGATTCAACTGCTGATTGCCATCCGTCGGTCGGAGCGCATGGTGTTGACGGGAATGACGGATGCGCTGCGGGCGCGCATGGCCGAACTGGGTGCGTAA
- a CDS encoding chemotaxis protein CheW, producing MATQELTGKDSNQQIGLTTDGSQFLTFQLGEELYGVDILRVQEIKGYTAVTRIPNTPAHIKGVLNLRGTIVPIVELRTKFGMPTIEYTMFTVIVVVVVKEKIMGLVVDAVSDVLDIDKKDIQPAPQFGAQVDVSFLNGIGKAGDKLVALLDMDRLLTDGDMQEATKAAA from the coding sequence ATGGCGACACAGGAATTGACAGGAAAAGATTCGAATCAACAAATCGGGCTCACGACGGACGGTAGTCAATTCCTGACCTTCCAGCTGGGGGAAGAACTGTACGGAGTCGACATCCTCCGAGTTCAGGAGATTAAAGGGTATACCGCCGTCACGCGCATTCCCAATACGCCGGCTCACATCAAGGGCGTGCTGAATTTGCGCGGCACCATCGTTCCGATCGTGGAGCTCAGGACGAAGTTCGGCATGCCGACAATCGAATACACCATGTTCACGGTCATCGTGGTTGTGGTCGTGAAAGAAAAAATCATGGGACTCGTGGTGGATGCAGTGTCAGACGTCTTGGATATCGACAAGAAGGACATCCAACCCGCTCCGCAGTTCGGAGCGCAGGTGGACGTGAGCTTCTTAAACGGCATCGGCAAGGCCGGCGACAAGTTGGTGGCATTGTTAGATATGGATCGTCTGTTGACCGATGGCGATATGCAAGAAGCGACGAAAGCTGCAGCCTAA
- a CDS encoding chemotaxis protein CheW, with translation MGATKQQVKSQYHADPDMSVDSLGENAADDLLQFVICRIGSEEFAVDVLSVQEINRIVEVTRVPKTPPYVEGVINLRGRIIPVLDLRKLFGLSGAQQTTQTRIVVVSVQARLVGLVVDSVEEVLRVPRSAIEPPPSVGTIAGAEFTQGVGRIDDRLLILVDLSRLLLAREAA, from the coding sequence ATGGGTGCCACTAAACAACAGGTCAAATCCCAGTATCACGCGGATCCGGACATGAGCGTGGATAGCCTGGGGGAAAATGCGGCAGACGATCTCCTGCAGTTCGTGATCTGCCGGATCGGAAGTGAGGAGTTTGCGGTCGATGTCCTGAGCGTGCAGGAGATCAACCGGATTGTGGAGGTCACGCGTGTTCCGAAGACTCCCCCCTATGTGGAGGGGGTCATCAATCTTCGAGGCCGCATTATTCCCGTGCTGGATTTGCGAAAACTGTTCGGCCTCAGCGGGGCTCAACAGACCACTCAGACTCGAATTGTGGTGGTATCGGTGCAGGCCCGCCTGGTCGGACTAGTCGTCGATTCAGTGGAGGAAGTGTTGCGGGTGCCGAGGAGTGCGATCGAGCCGCCGCCCTCAGTCGGGACGATAGCCGGTGCGGAATTCACCCAGGGAGTAGGACGGATTGATGACCGGCTCCTGATCCTGGTGGATCTGAGCCGACTGCTTCTGGCTCGTGAAGCGGCTTGA
- a CDS encoding chemotaxis protein CheA, which translates to MSTDLSQFKDAFFEESQEHLTTIEEGLLQLEQRPDDIDLLNRIFRGAHSIKGNSGMFGFTAVSQFTHKMESVLDQLRSSQMVVTVEITDILLQSLDCLKTLIDCARAGESPDAAHVEALSVRLEACQGGSSAGQAATVSAAAPQAHAPGMHRYTITWVPPGYLFQRGLDPGQFIKELAGLGTLTHLVLDASRLPALAELDAELCYLGWTLDLETVKDLKVIEAVFDFVREDSILTIVESPVAEHITHVASDGAKPLGEILVETGVVSQSQLNQALSQQKKVGEILVEQKMATPEQISEALKKQSESTAPAKKAETPSIRVDTVKIDRLINLVGELVITQSMLSDLGSRFEMNQLPVLLERVAQLERNTREIQERVMGIRMVPIGNAFSRFPRLVRDLSGKSGKKIQLILSGEETELDKTVIESIGDPLTHLVRNSADHGLEPPDERLAAGKAEQGIIRLNAFHEGGSICITVEDDGRGLNRDKIVAKGLKQGLIAESDKLSDEQIWMLIFKPGFSTADKITDVSGRGVGMDVVKRNLEGLGGTVSIKTVTGKGTTFTLKLPLTLAIIEGMTVRVGRDTYIVPLLSILESIQPKREMLKTLIGKGELVNVRGTYLPLMRLYEVFQLEPEISDPTKAILLILETEGERVAVMVDEILGQQQVVIKSMEQNFRKIEGVAGATILGDGTVGFILDVRGLLNIAREGTAKAA; encoded by the coding sequence ATGAGCACTGACCTCTCACAATTCAAAGATGCCTTTTTCGAAGAATCGCAGGAACACCTGACGACCATCGAAGAGGGATTGCTTCAGCTCGAGCAGCGACCTGACGACATCGATCTGCTGAACCGCATTTTTCGCGGAGCGCATTCCATCAAGGGCAACAGCGGGATGTTCGGTTTCACCGCCGTCTCTCAGTTCACGCACAAGATGGAATCCGTATTGGATCAGTTACGCAGCAGTCAGATGGTGGTGACGGTCGAGATCACAGACATCCTGCTGCAGTCACTGGATTGTCTCAAAACGCTAATTGATTGCGCGCGTGCGGGAGAATCACCCGACGCGGCCCACGTCGAAGCTTTGAGTGTCAGACTCGAAGCGTGCCAAGGCGGATCATCTGCAGGACAAGCCGCGACCGTCTCCGCAGCTGCTCCCCAAGCACATGCTCCGGGCATGCACCGCTATACCATTACCTGGGTGCCACCAGGGTATCTGTTCCAACGGGGATTGGATCCTGGTCAATTCATCAAGGAACTGGCTGGGCTGGGCACTCTGACACATCTGGTCTTGGATGCCAGTCGGTTGCCGGCACTGGCTGAATTGGATGCCGAACTCTGTTACCTCGGGTGGACCCTCGATCTGGAAACCGTCAAGGATCTCAAAGTCATCGAAGCTGTCTTCGATTTCGTGCGCGAGGACAGCATCCTGACGATTGTGGAGAGTCCGGTCGCCGAGCACATCACCCACGTTGCGTCCGACGGCGCAAAGCCATTGGGCGAAATCCTGGTCGAAACCGGTGTGGTGTCACAGTCTCAGCTGAATCAAGCGTTATCCCAGCAAAAAAAGGTTGGCGAAATTCTGGTCGAACAGAAAATGGCCACGCCGGAGCAGATCTCCGAGGCACTCAAGAAGCAGTCTGAAAGCACCGCTCCGGCGAAGAAGGCGGAAACTCCGTCGATCCGGGTCGATACCGTCAAAATCGATCGTCTCATTAACTTGGTCGGAGAATTGGTCATTACCCAGTCGATGCTGAGCGATCTCGGTTCTCGCTTTGAGATGAACCAACTGCCCGTCTTACTGGAGCGCGTCGCACAACTGGAACGGAATACACGCGAGATCCAGGAGCGCGTCATGGGGATCCGCATGGTCCCTATCGGCAATGCATTCAGCAGATTCCCGCGTCTGGTGCGCGACTTGTCGGGTAAATCCGGAAAGAAGATTCAATTGATCCTATCCGGAGAAGAGACCGAACTCGACAAGACCGTGATCGAATCGATCGGCGATCCCTTGACTCACCTTGTCCGCAATTCGGCGGATCATGGCTTAGAACCGCCCGACGAGCGTCTCGCTGCCGGCAAAGCGGAACAAGGCATCATTCGCCTCAACGCCTTTCACGAAGGCGGCAGCATTTGCATTACGGTGGAAGATGACGGGCGCGGGCTGAATCGCGACAAGATTGTCGCGAAGGGGCTCAAGCAGGGATTGATTGCGGAATCCGACAAACTGTCGGATGAGCAGATCTGGATGCTGATCTTTAAGCCGGGCTTCTCCACCGCTGACAAGATCACCGATGTGTCTGGTCGAGGCGTCGGCATGGACGTGGTGAAGCGAAACCTGGAAGGGCTGGGCGGAACGGTCAGCATCAAGACCGTCACGGGCAAAGGCACCACCTTTACCCTCAAGCTCCCGCTCACGCTCGCAATCATCGAGGGCATGACCGTCCGGGTCGGTCGGGACACGTACATCGTTCCGCTCTTGTCGATTCTCGAATCGATTCAGCCTAAGCGCGAGATGCTCAAGACCCTCATCGGAAAAGGGGAGTTGGTCAATGTGCGCGGCACCTATCTTCCCCTTATGCGTTTGTATGAGGTGTTTCAGTTGGAGCCGGAAATCTCGGATCCCACCAAGGCGATACTGTTGATACTCGAAACGGAGGGTGAACGCGTCGCGGTCATGGTCGATGAAATTCTCGGACAACAACAGGTCGTGATCAAGAGTATGGAACAGAACTTCCGGAAAATCGAAGGGGTGGCCGGGGCGACCATTCTCGGCGACGGCACCGTCGGCTTTATTTTGGACGTCCGCGGATTGCTCAACATTGCGCGGGAAGGCACGGCAAAGGCGGCGTAG
- a CDS encoding response regulator, whose translation MAKTVLVVDDSPTMRQMVAFTLTSAGYQVVEAGNGKEAVGKVTGGAKPDLVVTDLNMPEMDGITLIKEIRKMPALKFTPILMLTTEASDDKKKAGQAAGATGWIVKPFNPEQMMAVIKKVLPG comes from the coding sequence ATGGCGAAAACGGTGTTGGTTGTCGATGATTCTCCCACAATGCGGCAGATGGTGGCATTCACCCTGACCAGCGCAGGCTATCAGGTGGTGGAAGCCGGCAATGGCAAAGAGGCGGTCGGCAAGGTGACCGGCGGAGCCAAGCCAGACCTCGTCGTCACCGACCTGAACATGCCGGAGATGGACGGCATCACCCTAATCAAGGAGATCAGGAAGATGCCGGCGCTCAAGTTCACGCCCATCTTGATGCTGACTACGGAAGCCTCCGATGACAAGAAGAAGGCAGGCCAGGCCGCAGGCGCCACCGGCTGGATCGTGAAGCCCTTCAATCCGGAACAGATGATGGCCGTGATTAAGAAGGTGCTGCCTGGATAA
- a CDS encoding flagellar motor protein, which translates to MDIATILGVVIAIGSILGGQALEGGHVGSVLQLTAFIIVMGGTIGACCVQNPLSVVLKSISMVTLALTNPPHDVKGTITQILDLANVSRKQGLLALEGKIKDLHDPFFKKGVQLIVDGTDPKLIQEILEIEVEHHEEEGVHAAKVWEAAGGYAPTVGILGAVLGLIHVMENLADPSKLGGGIAVAFVATVYGVGAANLFFLPIGNKMKFKLKEEAGLRNMVIMGLVGLAQGENPRLLQEKLESFLPPHERTKDDKK; encoded by the coding sequence GTGGATATCGCAACAATCTTAGGTGTCGTCATCGCGATCGGGTCCATCCTGGGTGGCCAGGCGCTCGAAGGCGGTCATGTCGGGTCGGTGCTCCAACTCACCGCGTTCATCATCGTGATGGGTGGAACGATCGGCGCGTGTTGTGTGCAAAACCCGCTCTCCGTCGTCTTGAAATCCATCAGTATGGTCACGCTGGCGCTGACCAATCCCCCTCACGACGTCAAGGGAACCATTACTCAGATCCTGGACCTCGCCAACGTGTCACGCAAACAGGGTTTGCTGGCCTTGGAGGGGAAAATAAAGGATTTGCACGACCCATTTTTCAAGAAGGGCGTGCAGCTCATCGTCGACGGGACCGACCCGAAGCTCATCCAAGAAATCTTGGAAATTGAGGTCGAGCACCATGAAGAAGAAGGGGTCCATGCGGCCAAGGTGTGGGAAGCCGCCGGTGGATACGCACCGACCGTCGGAATTCTTGGCGCCGTGCTCGGGTTGATTCACGTGATGGAAAACCTGGCCGACCCATCAAAACTCGGCGGCGGTATTGCGGTGGCATTCGTGGCGACGGTCTACGGTGTCGGCGCAGCCAATCTATTCTTCCTGCCGATCGGCAACAAGATGAAGTTTAAGCTGAAGGAAGAAGCCGGATTGCGGAACATGGTGATTATGGGGCTCGTCGGCCTGGCTCAGGGAGAAAATCCCCGCCTGCTGCAGGAAAAACTCGAAAGTTTCCTCCCTCCACATGAACGGACGAAAGACGACAAGAAATAA